From the genome of Gemmatimonadota bacterium:
GCGCGGCCGATGCGCGTCGAGCGGCTGGCGAACGGCCAGACGCTGGAGCTCGAGGCAGGCTTCGTGCGCCGCTCGGTGGCCGGGCGCGAGCTGGTTATGCTCGCGTTCAACGGCCAGCACCCCGGGCCGCTGCTCGACGTGGACAGGGGCGCCGAGATCGTCGTCCGCTTTCGCAACGGCATCGACCAGCCCACGACCATCCACTGGCACGGCATCCGGATCGAGAACCGCTTCGACGGCGCCCCGGGGGTCACCCAGGCCCCCATCGCCCCGGGTGACTCCTTCACCTACCGGATCCGCTTCCCCGACGCGGGGCTGTACTGGTATCACCCGCACGTGAGGGAGGACGTGCAGCAGGATATGGGGCTCTACGGCAACATGTTCGTGCGCGGCCACGAGGCCGACCTGGGTCCGGTGGACCGCGAGGAATTCCTCATCCTGGACGACCTGCTGCTCGACGAATCGGGCGCGATTCAGTTCGGCCGGGAGTCGGCCACGCACGCGCTCATGGGGCGCTTCGGCAACGTGCTGCTGGTCAACGGCGAGCCCGGCTACTCGCTGGACGTGGGCGCCGGCGAAGTGGTGCGCTTCCTCATCACGAACGTCTCCAACACGCGCACCTGGAACCTGTCGATGCCGGGCGCGCGCACGAAGGTGGTGGGCTCGGACATGGGGCCGCTGGAGCACGAGGAGTGGGTCGAGAGCGTGGTGATCGCCCCCGCCGAGCGGTACCTGGTGCACGTCCGCTTCGACTCGGCCGGCGCGGTGCCGCTGCTCAACCGCGTGCAGTCGATCGACCACCTGAACGGTGCGTTTCTGCCGCGCGAGGATACGCTGGGGGTTGTGACGGTTGGTGATGACTCGCGCCCCGCCGGGCCGGACGGCGACGCGGCCGATCCCCCACCCGACCAGTCCGCCGGTGCCGCCTTCGACGAGCTGCGCGAGCACCCGGCCACGATCGTCGAAATCGACCGCTATCGGGCCTTCTTCGATCGGCCGATCGACCGCCGCCTCATCCTCGGCATCCGCACCGGTGAGATGCCCCCGATCGTGCGCACGATGATGCGGATCGACTCGGTCTTCTTCCCCGCCGTGGAGTGGGACGGGACGATGCCGATGATGAACTGGGCGGCGACCGCGGGGCAGGTCGAGTGGATCCTGCGCGACCCCGACACCGGCCTCGAGAACATGGACATCGACTGGCGCTTTTCGGTGGGCGAGGTAGTGAAGATCCGCGTGCAGAACGACCGCAACGTGGTCCACGGAATGCAGCACCCGATCCACATCCACGGCCAGCGCTTCCTGGTTCTGAGCCGGAACGGGGTGCCCGAGGAGAACCTGGGCTGGAAGGACACCTTCCTGCTGCCCGCCGGGCAGACCGCCGACATCCTGCTGGAGATCACCAACCCGGGCCGCTGGATGCTACACTGTCACATCGCCGAGCACATCGAGGCCGGCATGCACGCGGTATTCGAAGTGGAGGAATGAGGAGACCATGGCCATGACGACCTGCTTCGAGTGCGGCCGGGAGATCAGCGAACTCGCGGCGTCTTGCCCGCACTGCGGGGCGCCGGGGCGGGCGGCGGGTGGCTCGGGGTTGGGGTCGGCGCCGGAG
Proteins encoded in this window:
- a CDS encoding multicopper oxidase family protein, which translates into the protein ARPMRVERLANGQTLELEAGFVRRSVAGRELVMLAFNGQHPGPLLDVDRGAEIVVRFRNGIDQPTTIHWHGIRIENRFDGAPGVTQAPIAPGDSFTYRIRFPDAGLYWYHPHVREDVQQDMGLYGNMFVRGHEADLGPVDREEFLILDDLLLDESGAIQFGRESATHALMGRFGNVLLVNGEPGYSLDVGAGEVVRFLITNVSNTRTWNLSMPGARTKVVGSDMGPLEHEEWVESVVIAPAERYLVHVRFDSAGAVPLLNRVQSIDHLNGAFLPREDTLGVVTVGDDSRPAGPDGDAADPPPDQSAGAAFDELREHPATIVEIDRYRAFFDRPIDRRLILGIRTGEMPPIVRTMMRIDSVFFPAVEWDGTMPMMNWAATAGQVEWILRDPDTGLENMDIDWRFSVGEVVKIRVQNDRNVVHGMQHPIHIHGQRFLVLSRNGVPEENLGWKDTFLLPAGQTADILLEITNPGRWMLHCHIAEHIEAGMHAVFEVEE